The DNA region CTCTGAAAATCAACAGGAAGTTGTCTTTATCATGAGTCAGAATGTTTTCAAAACTTTATCAACAAAATGACTCAACGTGCTTTTGTTTTCAGGCGTTTCTCCAGCGTGAGACGAGACGTGTTTCTCAACGGGGTGAGTtactagcatgttagcatgttagcttagcttcttTTTAGCATGTTAGCTCCAGTTGATCTGTTGTCATCTGTTCTGATCTGTTGTGGTGTTAGCCTCAGCGACAGGTGCATTCAGGTGCTCACATTTGTGCTTCCTGTTGCAGTCCTATAACGACTATATGAGGGACTACCACCACAGCGTCGGTCCTCCTGCTCCCTGGCAGACTCTGGTACGACCCGCTTATTGATCCTGATCCATCAGGTGACCGACCGCAGACTGAACTAATGATGTCATGTATGTGTCCACAGGCAGCGTACCCCGGTGTGGAGCAGccgcccccccaccaccccccctaCTACCACCATAGccaccccccgccccccccgcACCAGGCctaccatcaccaccaccacccccccctgCCGCCGCATGAGGCCCCACCCCCTCGCTTCAGAGACAAACAGCGAGCGCCACAACACCGCGCCTTTGCCTCGAGCCCGGTCAGATCTCATTCTCCTCACTCCTCTAATTCCACTGTCTCTGATTTTATTGATAAGTTATcagagtttagtttttattctgCAGCGTCTGACTTCCCCTGCCTCTTTTTCCCCCATCATGCAGCATGACTACGACATGCGTGTGGACGATTTCCTTCGGCGGACACAGGCGGTGGTGAGCAGCCGGCGTGAGCGTGAACGGCAGCGTGAACGGGACCGTGGTGGACCCCGccgcgagagagagagagagcgagggcgggacagagacagagagagagagagggacaaggAGAGGGGGCGGTACCGCAGGTGATCTGATGATATTATGTCCTGTCAGCCTccaagggcttttattttgacagtcaGCAGTGTTTTGGCTGGTTTTGATTTTTGTTGCAAATTATgagtaaaaaaattaaatgagctATGTGACAACATCAACGGTTGCATCGGTTTGTAtgtcaataaaatatttttaaaaacaaagaaaaattgGGGGGAAAGGTCACCTTGTGAATTTTGTGAGTTCGatcaaagcttttattttggtgatcCAGCGTAAAAAAGGGAAGtgacatcaccacacaggaAGTCACACGTCACACGGCTCCGTCGTACATGTTTCTGCacactttgaaaaatgtatgaacTTAATAAGCATTTGATGGGTTTTTTTAACAGTGTAATGTCTCCTGAACGTTCACACTTCATTTCCCAGAATCCTCTGCGGACAGGAAGTTGGACTACAGTGTTGTAGACCAGAGGTCCCCAACATGAGGGTCAAGACCCTCTGAGAGGCCGCCCAATGACCAAcggaaaaacattttgttcttctccaattattgctgcttttattgtgaaaggttTTTCCTGTAAATACTATCAAATTAAAAGTGCGGAGGGACGTTGTTAAACCATTGAACAGTGAAGAAAAGTTTCTTTTCTTCCTGATTCTCTTCTGtctattttctcatatttaattttcaggtttgtttttctAGCTGAACGGCGGCGGTTTGTGTTCTGACTCGGTGGTgcctcctgcttcctgtttgtttcctgctttTAACGTCAGATTGTTTTCCCTTTTACTTCTCTGTGATTGGTTGTTACCGTGGTGACCAAACGTCCAGCTGATCTGTGTTTTTGATCAGGTTGAATTGTTCAGTGTTTGAAGGAAAAAACTTGTTTCCTGGTTGTGGATGAAGGGGGCGGagcttgtctgtttttgtacaaaataaaatgaataaaatgtgaaatgtgtgtttgctcagttaTCAGAACTTTCCAACAAAATAACTGTAAAACAGAATCAGTCAGGCGTTGAGCTGGTTTCCCATGACCATCTGATTTCCTTGTGTGAATGCATCGGTTGGCGGTGACGccccccagaggatgaacttgCTGTCGGTAAACGTCAGAGATGGGACTCTTTGTTGTCGATGTTTTattgaatatttaaatgagTCCAGCGGGGTGGCGCCCGTGTCCACACAGGTACTGCAGCCAGTCCGGTCACGTGATGCCATGTGATTGAACTTAAAGGTGCAGACAGAAGTTTCATCTCTGAGAAGCCCGCTCAGCAGACACGGTGTCCTCATTTCATCGTCTGTTCATTATTTAACCTCCTGACAGACTTTTTCTCAGTACCTGTCTGAACACTTCcattttttataaagaaataaaatattaaaacattcagATGAAGACAGATAAGGACAGACAGGCTTTCATACTCTTCGGGTGTTAAATGAGCACACCTGTAATGAAGGTGAATTACTGCTGTGGTGATATTCTGGATTAGTGTTTTGTTCCGTGTTCCCCATAATAATCAAGTCCTCCACGTTAAACCGAGACAAGGCAGCCTTTATTTTGACATCCCTACCGGAGGTTCCGTCGGTGTGGCTTCCGTTAGCTTGACGCCGGTCAGCGGTGACAACAGAGGCACCGATTCCTCTGGAAGTACCGGTCATATTCGGCATTTTCCAGCCCGTAAACCGGCTAAAATGAGAGATAACCGGATTTAACGGAGATGAACGGACCTGCGGGGCGTCACAAAGGTAAAATTAACCGTCAGATGTCCCGGTTCGTCTCGGTTTAACAGCTTGTCCCCCCCAGTAAAGCCTGCTAACGGCAGCTAGCCGCTGCTAACTCGATCACTTTCCCTTTATTTGCCCGAATCCTGTTTCACCCCCTCCGACCCGCAACATTCCTGCAACATTCCCGCCTTCCTCGAGTGTGATACGTCACATTAAATCCCGCCGTGACAACATTAAACTGTCAGATTTCCCGTTAATCAGCTGACGGCGGAAACCAGCAGGCTCAGATTCACCGGAATATTTCTGGGATTTTAGGACAAATCTCGCGAGAGGAGCTCTGCCGTGAtcttcatttagtttttacttttgtcTGCTTAATGAACGTGGAATCACGTGATCAGCACAGGTATAAATAGGTGTCCTGATGCTGGACGACTTTTATTATCAACTATTTCGTCACTTTTCAGACGCAATTAAAAGGATTTAAATTAACAGTTTGAGTTTTTGAGTAGCGTgttgtacatacatacatgtacatacatacatgtacatacatacatgtacatacatacatacatgtacatacacatgtacatacacatgtacatgtacatgtacatgtgtatgtacatgtacatgtacgtacatgtacatacatgtacatacatacatgtacatacatacatgtacatacacatgtacatgtgtatgtacatgtacatgtacgtacatgtacatacatacatacgtgtacatgtacatacatgtacatacacatgtatgtacatgtatgtacacacatttAGTGATGTCACAGTCTGttcactgccccccccctctctctctcccccagtcGTGGCCATGCTCACTCGCCCACTGACATTGACTGAAAGTGACGACAGGGGGCGGGGCCTGGCCGCCTTGACTCCACCTCCTGTTCTCCCATTGGCTGACGAGGCTGGTGATGATGACATCACACAGAGAGGTCTGAGTCCTTCATCTTTGATTGATTAACCTGATTGATTAGATTGGTCTGActgctgtttttccttcttcaggagttttttctcctcctgtgcCACCTTggagcacctcctcctcctcctcctcctcctcctcaccttcctctcctcctcctcctcctccctcttcctcttctgctcctctaactcctctctccttcctctcctctccttcattgATCACTCTTTCTTCTaagtctcctcctcctcttccctcttcttcttctgccccTCCTGTCTCCATCCTTCCTGCTCCCTTTGTTTCTCCTCCGCCTTTCTCCcgtttttctcctcttccctcctcttctcctctccctccatccctccgtcCATCGCCTCCTtcattctctctccatcccgtctgtacccctcctcctcctacccatgatcctcttcctttttcttctgctccttctcctcctcctcctcctctgctttatcaccactcttcttctctctttcctcctcctcctccccctgtctTCTTTACTCCTTGTACTCCTTATACTTCTtccatttcttctcctctttcctcatcctctcccCCTGATTCTGCatccctcctttctcctcttcctccaccttctgccgctcctcctcctgtacctccttctccctgtccttcttcacctcctcctcctcctgctgctgcatctcATTTACCTCCGCCTGtagctcctcctcttcctccttatcctacacctcctcctccctgctgcccctgctcctccctcctgccTCGTCTCCTCTCAGCTCACCGGTTGGAGGTGCGGCGCCTCCTGCGAGGAGCTCTGGCGTCCCTCAGCCGTCGCCTGGACTCTCTGGAGAGGAgtagcaggaggaagaggatgaagaagacgaagcagagaggagaagaaggagaaggagcagccTGTCCTCCTGGTGAGTTCTGTCcgtctcctgctcctcctcctcctcctcctcctccacaaacTAAActcatctgttttctttctcctccctcaggGTTGGCTGCCTTCAGCCCCGCCTCCTCCTGTAGCCCCGCCCACACCCCACCtgtttcctcctcatcatcctcattaGATGGCGAGGACTCAACCACAcaccccctctcctctgctctgagccagcagaggaggaggaggaggagcagagggggggaaggggaggggatggggaggaagaggaggaggaagaaccacagagcaagagagaaaaatgtttctccagagaggagagaagatgaagaggaggaggaggatgctgggAGGTTTGTGGGCCGGATGGTGGTGTCAttcagaggagcaggaggagcagaggaggaggcgcCCATCACTCTGCACAACTTCAACCACAGGAAgcacagaagaggagagggaggagcagcCGGCCAATCAGAGAAGGCCCTCACTGTCGTTAGGCAGAACGGGTACAGGTGAGAGAATCAACTTCCACACGTGTCACAACTAGACAGCGTCATGGTTCAGGTGTGTTCTTCAGTCACACCTCTGAACTGAACACTTCTTAATTAAATcttcaataaaatataatatataaaattattttttctcctTCCAGCTCCACTCCCCAGAATGCTTtgcacctgctgcagctgacgCAGGGCGAGCTgacctgcagccaatcagaagtcCTCAGTGTCTCTTCAGGCCAATGGCGTTTCTCTGACTTCCCCCCTCCCGTGGCCGTCTCCTCCAATCACAGCGCTTTCCGtctgtgtctctcctcctcctccttctttagCCCCGCCCCCATGCTGCGGTTGTCAGCAGTTTCCATGAAAACGATGTCAGAGTCATTGAGGGGCGGAGCCTGCGGGGGTTCCCTACGGCCCCTGAAGGACTGGACGGCCCCGCCCAGTCTGAGCAGCGACCACTGGTTGGTCGGCTCATTAACCACGttctcattaatattcataatCGTTATTGTTACAAACTCTGGTGATGAACACTGGTCATGTGCTGTCAGCTCCTCTGATATATTGATACTTAAGAGttcatatatattcatatacattGAGTTGTATTGATGTGaacataaatgacatttttaaaatgtttttaattgtctTTACAGTTACATACGAACGCTGACTCCAAGGTAATTTAAAGTAGTGACGACTCATTcgttgttttagtttttatttcgATTCGTCTTTTTGTCGTCTGTTGTGTAGCTGAATGTTTTTAATTCTCATATTGATAATGGACTGAATATTATCCAAAGAAAATCATTTCTATGTTGCAGCCCAACCTTTTCCGCCCGACGACAGCTGAAGCCGCGGGCCAATCACAGCTCACGGAGCCTCCACCTCCCCCGGCGACGGGCCCTGCCCCTCCCCCCATGTTCAGCCAATGGACTGTCTGCTCCACTCGCCACCGGCCAATCAGCGGCAGGCTCGGACTTCCTCAGCACAAATGGAGAGGTGAAGGGTCtggttttttttacttttgctgttttaacaaatgtttatggaatttcattttttattttttaattttaatcattttccaGTAAATTTTCCTCATACTGCTGATGGAGCTCAGTCTACACccgttttttaaaaatgtctttctgttgtttatatttttcttgtcaGCGTGGTAAACGTGTGTCACAGATACGAATCCGCCGGGCGTCACCACGGGAAACGCTGCTCACACCAATGGGACTgccaaaggtcaaaaggtcaggAGGGGGGATAAAAGGTAGAAAAAGAGGGTcaaaaatcactgaaaatataaaaacagaacaaatgttttttcaggTTGAAGAAGAAAGAGTTCAGTCTGGAGGAGATTTACACCAACAAAAACTACAAGTCCCCCTCCACCAACAGGTAAACACTACAAGTCCCCCTCCACCAACAGGTAAACACTACAAGTCCCCCTCCACTACGAGGTAAAAACTACAAGTCCCCCTCCACTATGAGGTAAAAACTACAAGTCCCCCTCCACTATGAGGTAAAAACTACAAGTCCCCCTCCACTATGAGGTAAAAACTACAAGTCCCCCTCCACTATGAGGTAAAAACTACAAGTCCCCCTCCACTATGAGGTAAACACTACAAGTCCCCCTCCACTACGAGGTAAAAACTACAAGTCCCCCTCCACTATGAGGTAAAAACTACAAGTCCCAGATTTATCAAAGGATATGAATTCCCATTTGAGAGTcgacaaaacagtaaaaactacaaatccCTTATCAAGAACACAGACATAAACTTTGTAAATCTGCCGTCCAAAATACATCTCCCAGCATTCTTTTCTGTCATCCTGCAGGAGTCTGGAAACTATCTTTGAGGAACCTCGGGAGAAGGATGGAGCACTGCTCCTGACAGGCCAGCAGAGGAGGCGCAGGCTTCTCCTCTTTCCTGACTTCACTCAGcccaggaagaggaagaggccaCAAGGTACACTGGGAAATGTAGTTCACTGAGGGGACACAGCAAGTGGGGAGTTTACTTTGTtactattgtttttgttgtctaGCGTTCATCTTAAATGGCCCTCCGTCCTGATCGTTGTTCAGATTTTCACCAGATGAGGAAATATGATCACTGTTATCACTATTATCactctttattatcactattatcacTATCTTCATTATCACTATTATCactctttattatcactatctttattgtcactatctttattaccactatctttattatcactattatcactctttattatcactattatcactatctttattaccaCTATTATCactctttattatcactatctttattaccactatctttattatcactattatcactctttattatcactattatcactctttattatcactatctttattatcactattatcactatctttattatcactattatcactctttattatcactatctttattatcactattgtcactctttattatcactatctTTATCACCTCTAttatcactatctttattatcactattatcactatctttattatcactatctttattatcactattatcgctatctttattaccactatctttattatcactatctttatcactatcatcactatctttattaccactatctttattatcactatctTTATCACTATTATCACTATCTTTATCACCACTATT from Pempheris klunzingeri isolate RE-2024b chromosome 19, fPemKlu1.hap1, whole genome shotgun sequence includes:
- the LOC139219277 gene encoding uncharacterized protein → MNGPAGRHKVVAMLTRPLTLTESDDRGRGLAALTPPPVLPLADEAGDDDITQRGVFSPPVPPWSTSSSSSSSSSPSSPPPPPPSSSSAPLTPLSFLSSPSLITLSSKSPPPLPSSSSAPPVSILPAPFVSPPPFSRFSPLPSSSPLPPSLRPSPPSFSLHPVCTPPPPTHDPLPFSSAPSPPPPPLLYHHSSSLFPPPPPPVFFTPCTPYTSSISSPLSSSSPPDSASLLSPLPPPSAAPPPVPPSPCPSSPPPPPAAASHLPPPVAPPLPPYPTPPPPCCPCSSLLPRLLSAHRLEVRRLLRGALASLSRRLDSLERSSRRKRMKKTKQRGEEGEGAACPPGLAAFSPASSCSPAHTPPVSSSSSSLDGEDSTTHPLSSALSQQRRRRRSRGGEGEGMGRKRRRKNHRAREKNVSPERREDEEEEEDAGRFVGRMVVSFRGAGGAEEEAPITLHNFNHRKHRRGEGGAAGQSEKALTVVRQNGYSSTPQNALHLLQLTQGELTCSQSEVLSVSSGQWRFSDFPPPVAVSSNHSAFRLCLSSSSFFSPAPMLRLSAVSMKTMSESLRGGACGGSLRPLKDWTAPPSLSSDHCYIRTLTPSPTFSARRQLKPRANHSSRSLHLPRRRALPLPPCSANGLSAPLATGQSAAGSDFLSTNGERGKRVSQIRIRRASPRETLLTPMGLPKVKRLKKKEFSLEEIYTNKNYKSPSTNRSLETIFEEPREKDGALLLTGQQRRRRLLLFPDFTQPRKRKRPQGAGLPVATVPRKRAAARRQCNGNGPGDDESDLDVMLVERLSALEDFLTRQGLDV